Proteins from one Rhinopithecus roxellana isolate Shanxi Qingling chromosome 20, ASM756505v1, whole genome shotgun sequence genomic window:
- the LOC115895261 gene encoding 40S ribosomal protein S29 codes for MGHQQLYWSHPRKFGQGSRSCRVCSNRHGLIRKYGLNMCRQCFRQYAKDIGFIKLD; via the coding sequence ATGGGTCACCAGCAGCTGTACTGGAGCCACCCTCGAAAATTCGGCCAGGGTTCTCGCTCTTGTCGCGTGTGTTCAAACCGGCACGGTCTGATCCGGAAATATGGCCTCAATATGTGCCGCCAGTGTTTCCGTCAGTATGCGAAGGATATCGGTTTCATTAAGTTGGACTAA